The genomic window GAAACCGCTCCAGCCCCGGCTGCTGCCGCCCCGGCCAAAGCGCCCAAGAAGAAGTCAGCTGCGAAAGCCAAGAAAGCAGGTCCAGGCGTCGGTGAGCTCATCGTCAAAGCTGTGTCCGCATCCAAGGAGAGGAGCGGCGTGTCTCTCGCCGCCCTGAAGAAAGCTATCGCCGCCAGTGGCTACGACGTGGAGAAGAACAACTCCCGCGTCAAGATCGCCATCAAGAGCCTGGTGACTAAAGGCACCCTGGTGCAGGTCAAAGGGACCGGCGCTTCGGGCTCATTCAAGCTCAACAAGCAGAAAGCCGAGATCAAGAAGAAGCCGGCCAAGAAAGCGGCTCCTAAAGCGAAGAAGCCCGCGGCCAAGAAACCCGCTGCTGCCAAGAAGCCCAAGAGCGCAGCGGCAAAGAAGCCCGCCGCCAAGAAATCGCCCAAAAAGGCCAAGAAACCCGCCGCCACAGCCGCTAAGAAGGCGACGAAGAGCCCCAAGAAGGCGAAGAAGCCAGCAGCCGCTAAGAAAGCAGCCAAGAGCCCCAAAAAGGCCAAGGCGGCTAAACCTAAGGCGGCAAAGCCTAAAGCCGCCAAGCCTAAAAAGGCAGCGCccaaaaagaaataaagtcttTACTGTTTCTCCTCAacggctcttttaagagccacccACCAACTCTGAATAAAGAGCAAAATTCGTGTATCTTATAGCGTTTAAAGTAAATAAAGATAAGATTTTTGATCTTACACTGCATTCAAAACAGATAAGCCACCCAGTTCTGAAAATAAACTCGAATAaaccatttttatatataagatGATTAAAAGATGATATGGGTTCAGGCCGTGATCACAGTCCTAATGGGATGT from Chanodichthys erythropterus isolate Z2021 chromosome 24, ASM2448905v1, whole genome shotgun sequence includes these protein-coding regions:
- the LOC137014524 gene encoding histone H1-like: MAETAPAPAAAAPAKAPKKKSAAKAKKAGPGVGELIVKAVSASKERSGVSLAALKKAIAASGYDVEKNNSRVKIAIKSLVTKGTLVQVKGTGASGSFKLNKQKAEIKKKPAKKAAPKAKKPAAKKPAAAKKPKSAAAKKPAAKKSPKKAKKPAATAAKKATKSPKKAKKPAAAKKAAKSPKKAKAAKPKAAKPKAAKPKKAAPKKK